A window of the Trichoderma asperellum chromosome 4, complete sequence genome harbors these coding sequences:
- a CDS encoding uncharacterized protein (EggNog:ENOG41) has protein sequence MASAGKTFIVEHLDPELGPWSELEYLAIAAESEETNSKFILSCLPPNFQVPAALSANKAFTAEHRGVEELYAGQKSRVCLLDPAAAKDLAPEDGETFDAFLFGGILGDDPPRDRTSELRKKGFEGRRLGPKQMTTDTAVRVTRMVVQDKIPLDKMPYLDFPELKFSEHESTEMPFRYVKGADGKPIMPKGMVELIQKDADKSVDDLF, from the exons ATGGCTTCAGCTGGAAAAACTTTCATCGTCGAGCATCTCGACCCAGAGCTGGGCCCTTGGTCGGAGCTTGAGTACCTAGCCATTGCGGCCGAGAGTGAGGAGACAAACAGCAAATTTATCCTGTCTTGCCTTCCTCCCAACTTCCAAGTCCCGGCCGCATTGTCCGCCAACAAGGCCTTCACAGCTGAACACCGCGGAGTAGAAGAGCTCTATGCGGGTCAGAAGTCTCGGGTTTGTCTTCTAGATCCCGCTGCAGCTAAGGACTTGGCACCcgaagatggcgagacaTTTGATGCGTTTCTCTTTGGCGGCATCTTGG GTGATGACCCTCCACGAG ACCGAACTTCTGaattaagaaagaaaggcttCGAGGGCAGGCGGCTAGGCCCCAAGCAAATGACTACAGACACAGCTGTGCGAGTCACGCGAATGGTCGTGCAAGACAAGA TTCCTCTTGATAAAATGCCATATCTGGATTTCCCAGAGCTCAAATTTAGCGAGCACGAAAGCACAGAGATGCCTTTCCGCTATGTTAAGGGCGCAGATGGAAAGCCGATCATGCCAAAG GGAATGGTTGAACTGATACAGAAAGACGCTGATAAATCTGTGGATGATCTGTTCTAA